Proteins encoded in a region of the Armatimonadota bacterium genome:
- the topA gene encoding DNA topoisomerase 1, which translates to MSRRESTDKAKALIIVESPAKTKTLKNFLGDQYQVEASMGHVRDLPDKDFGVDVQNGFTPTYITLPERQEVLKKLQEAAEKASEVYLASDPDREGEAIAWHLKEALNLHHARRIEFNEITRQAVQQALQNPRDIDMNRVNAQQARRILDRIVGYSLSPLLWKKANRNTLSAGRVQSVAVRLVVEREREIEAFVPEEYWTITARLTPDTEANAFDATLRLRDGEKLELHNEQEAHAVLQELEGAQYVVQKIKRSERKRNPSPPFITSTLQQEAARKLGFSAKRTMQIAQQLYEGVDLGEQGSVGLITYMRTDSTRVADEAQAQAREYIVREFGERYAPEKPPQYRSRRSAQDAHEAIRPTSVARTPDSVKNHLSREQYELYRLIWQRFLASQMSPAVLDVVTVDIQAGRYTFRATGSSVKFDGFMRVYVEGKDNGELSDEERPPLPPMMEGQVLTLLRLLPEQHFTEPLPRYTEATLVKALEEKGIGRPSTYATILSTIVERGYVELKDKRFYPTPLGIAVTDYLVKHFPDILDVQFTAGVEQQLDDIEEGKQEWTEVLRAFYEPFAQRLAETEKSSEFVRIEPKETDYTCPNCGAKMLLREGRYGKFLGCSRYPECKTIVKVTRSGEPAPPDQPSDEVCEKCGSPMVIRWGRYGEYLACTNEQCKARKPLEKGTGITCPVCHQGQIVQRKVRKGKMRGKVFYSCNRYPECDFTLWDKPVGRTCPKCGSLLVEKQNGRKQVTVTCSNKECDYREEAGSAQAIAS; encoded by the coding sequence ATGAGTAGACGGGAAAGCACGGACAAGGCAAAAGCGTTAATCATCGTCGAGTCGCCCGCGAAGACGAAGACGCTCAAAAACTTTCTGGGTGACCAGTATCAGGTGGAAGCCTCGATGGGGCATGTGCGCGACCTGCCGGATAAGGATTTCGGCGTGGATGTGCAGAACGGCTTCACACCGACTTACATCACCCTGCCCGAGCGGCAGGAGGTGCTGAAAAAGCTCCAGGAGGCGGCGGAGAAGGCGTCGGAAGTGTACCTTGCCTCTGACCCCGACCGCGAGGGCGAAGCGATAGCCTGGCACCTTAAGGAAGCCCTAAACCTGCACCATGCCCGCCGCATCGAGTTCAACGAGATAACCCGTCAGGCGGTGCAACAGGCTCTGCAGAACCCGCGTGATATCGATATGAACCGTGTCAACGCCCAGCAGGCTCGACGCATCCTGGACCGTATCGTGGGTTACAGCCTGAGTCCGCTGCTGTGGAAGAAGGCGAACCGCAACACCCTCAGCGCGGGGCGCGTGCAGTCGGTGGCGGTCAGGCTGGTGGTGGAGCGCGAGCGTGAGATTGAAGCTTTCGTGCCAGAAGAGTACTGGACAATTACCGCCCGCCTCACACCCGACACCGAAGCGAACGCTTTCGATGCCACCCTGCGCCTGCGCGACGGCGAGAAGCTGGAACTGCACAACGAGCAGGAAGCGCACGCGGTGCTGCAGGAGCTGGAAGGCGCGCAATATGTGGTGCAGAAGATCAAGCGCAGTGAGCGCAAACGCAACCCCTCACCACCTTTCATCACCAGCACCCTACAGCAGGAGGCGGCGCGCAAGCTGGGCTTCAGTGCCAAACGCACCATGCAGATTGCCCAGCAGCTTTATGAAGGCGTGGATCTGGGTGAACAGGGCTCGGTTGGTTTGATTACCTACATGCGCACCGATTCCACCCGCGTTGCCGACGAGGCGCAGGCACAGGCGCGAGAGTACATCGTCAGGGAGTTTGGGGAGCGCTATGCGCCAGAAAAGCCACCTCAGTACCGTTCGCGCAGGAGTGCTCAGGATGCGCACGAAGCCATCCGTCCCACCTCCGTGGCACGCACACCCGATTCGGTCAAAAACCACCTTTCCAGGGAACAGTATGAGCTGTATCGGCTCATCTGGCAGAGGTTTCTTGCCAGCCAGATGTCACCTGCGGTGCTGGACGTGGTCACCGTGGATATTCAGGCGGGGCGCTACACCTTCCGTGCCACAGGCTCCAGCGTGAAGTTTGATGGCTTCATGCGCGTCTATGTGGAGGGCAAGGACAACGGCGAGCTGAGCGACGAGGAACGCCCGCCCCTGCCCCCCATGATGGAGGGACAAGTCCTGACCCTGCTCCGGCTCCTGCCGGAACAGCACTTCACCGAGCCACTGCCCCGTTACACCGAAGCCACGCTGGTAAAGGCGTTGGAAGAGAAAGGCATCGGCAGGCCCAGCACCTACGCTACCATCCTTTCCACCATCGTGGAGCGCGGTTATGTGGAGTTGAAGGACAAGCGATTTTACCCCACACCGCTGGGCATCGCCGTCACCGACTATCTGGTGAAGCACTTCCCGGACATCCTGGACGTGCAGTTCACCGCCGGCGTGGAGCAACAGCTGGATGATATCGAGGAAGGCAAGCAGGAATGGACAGAGGTACTGCGTGCCTTTTACGAGCCCTTCGCGCAGCGACTGGCAGAGACCGAAAAGAGCAGTGAGTTCGTGCGCATCGAGCCGAAGGAGACCGACTACACCTGCCCCAACTGCGGCGCCAAGATGCTGCTCCGCGAGGGACGCTACGGCAAGTTCCTCGGCTGCTCGCGCTATCCCGAATGTAAGACCATCGTGAAGGTCACCCGCAGCGGCGAACCCGCCCCGCCCGACCAGCCATCGGATGAGGTGTGCGAGAAGTGCGGCTCGCCAATGGTCATCCGCTGGGGCAGGTACGGCGAGTATCTGGCTTGCACCAACGAGCAGTGCAAGGCACGCAAGCCGCTGGAGAAAGGTACAGGCATCACCTGCCCGGTTTGCCATCAGGGACAAATCGTGCAGCGCAAAGTGCGCAAGGGCAAGATGCGGGGCAAAGTGTTTTACAGCTGTAACCGCTATCCTGAATGCGACTTCACGCTGTGGGACAAGCCAGTGGGCAGAACTTGCCCCAAGTGCGGTTCGCTGCTGGTGGAGAAGCAAAATGGACGCAAGCAGGTGACCGTTACCTGCTCTAACAAAGAATGTGACTATCGTGAAGAGGCTGGGTCTGCGCAGGCGATAGCCTCGTAG
- the era gene encoding GTPase Era, which yields MNGEQIPTHCGFVAIVGKPNVGKSTLLNVMLGVKVAPITSRPQTTRRGVRGIYTEGNRQVVFVDTPGWHQPKDRLGQFMIEQIDTALEDINLVLWVVDLRHPPTPEDEDLANRLQGVDAPIWIVGNKLDAAKYPEQAMQAYAALLPNAQRHISLSALKDPKAVYRLREEILLAMPESPFFYPVDIRSDQSRQDWAAEIVREQAMSHLREEMPYSIAVRVTDWEERENGVQYIRAEIIVERENHKSIVIGKGGSMLKQIGQEARKQLELFLGSKVYLELVVKVIPDWRRDPRALRELGYE from the coding sequence ATGAACGGGGAACAGATACCCACCCATTGCGGTTTCGTGGCGATAGTAGGCAAGCCAAACGTGGGCAAGTCCACCTTACTCAACGTCATGCTAGGGGTGAAGGTCGCGCCCATCACCTCGCGCCCTCAGACCACGCGACGCGGTGTGCGTGGCATCTACACCGAGGGCAACCGGCAGGTGGTGTTCGTGGACACGCCCGGCTGGCACCAGCCTAAAGACCGCTTGGGACAGTTTATGATAGAACAGATAGACACCGCGCTGGAGGATATTAATCTGGTGCTGTGGGTGGTGGACCTGCGTCATCCCCCTACCCCTGAAGATGAAGACCTGGCAAACCGATTACAAGGGGTAGACGCGCCGATATGGATTGTGGGCAACAAGCTGGACGCCGCGAAGTACCCGGAGCAAGCGATGCAGGCGTACGCCGCGCTGTTACCGAATGCCCAGAGGCATATCTCCCTCTCCGCGCTGAAAGACCCAAAGGCGGTGTACCGCCTGCGTGAGGAGATTCTGCTGGCGATGCCCGAATCGCCCTTCTTCTACCCGGTGGACATCCGCAGTGACCAGTCGCGGCAGGACTGGGCGGCGGAGATTGTGCGCGAGCAGGCGATGAGCCACCTGCGCGAGGAGATGCCTTATAGCATCGCCGTGCGCGTCACCGACTGGGAAGAGCGTGAGAACGGGGTACAGTATATCCGTGCGGAGATCATCGTCGAGCGAGAGAACCACAAATCCATCGTGATTGGCAAAGGCGGTAGTATGCTCAAGCAGATTGGGCAGGAGGCACGCAAACAGCTGGAACTGTTTCTGGGCAGCAAGGTGTATCTGGAGCTGGTGGTGAAGGTGATACCCGATTGGCGACGCGACCCGCGAGCACTAAGGGAGCTGGGCTATGAGTAG
- a CDS encoding glycosyl transferase: MPLVSVVLTSYNHAPYLPQAIESVLGQTLRDIEIVAIDDASTDDSPQILQRYADRVRVVLHESNRGTYASLNEGIALSRAPYIAILNSDDMWLPDKLQKQVQVIESEPRIGLVHTGFQVIDAQGNPIGGNPLGIRFHPNPQGDLLPELLARNLFITSSVMFRRDCVQRCGAFEVHLFGMGDWDLWLRIAEHYLVGYVPEPLTLYRLHGQNTMYQSARMLEDDLWIHEERIRKRIPELLQHDGWRMRHAIGIALAALGVIYNRMGRRDRARKAFWQSLRYCPWRLKTWLRLLLVLRHT; encoded by the coding sequence ATGCCGCTGGTGAGCGTGGTGCTGACTAGCTACAACCACGCGCCTTACCTGCCACAGGCGATAGAGAGCGTGCTGGGGCAGACATTGAGGGACATCGAAATCGTAGCGATAGACGACGCTAGCACCGACGACTCGCCGCAAATCCTGCAGCGCTACGCCGACCGCGTGCGGGTGGTGCTGCACGAGAGCAACAGGGGTACGTACGCCTCCCTCAACGAGGGCATCGCGCTGAGCCGCGCGCCGTATATCGCCATCCTGAACTCGGACGACATGTGGCTGCCGGATAAGCTGCAAAAGCAGGTGCAGGTGATAGAGAGTGAACCGCGCATCGGGCTGGTGCATACGGGCTTCCAGGTCATCGACGCACAGGGCAACCCGATAGGGGGTAACCCGCTGGGTATACGCTTCCATCCCAACCCGCAGGGCGACCTTCTACCCGAACTGCTGGCGCGCAATCTGTTCATCACCTCCTCCGTGATGTTTCGGCGAGACTGCGTGCAAAGGTGTGGCGCGTTCGAGGTGCACCTGTTCGGCATGGGCGACTGGGACCTGTGGCTGCGCATCGCCGAGCACTATCTGGTCGGCTACGTGCCCGAGCCGTTGACGCTGTATCGCCTGCACGGGCAGAACACCATGTATCAGAGCGCGCGTATGCTGGAAGACGACCTGTGGATTCACGAAGAGCGCATCCGCAAACGCATTCCTGAGCTGCTGCAGCATGACGGCTGGCGCATGCGACACGCTATCGGCATCGCGTTGGCGGCGCTGGGTGTGATTTATAACAGAATGGGGCGGCGAGATAGAGCGCGCAAGGCGTTCTGGCAAAGCCTGCGCTACTGCCCATGGCGACTCAAGACGTGGCTGCGGTTGCTCCTGGTACTCCGCCACACGTGA
- the tyrS gene encoding tyrosine--tRNA ligase: MKENIEHQLQVLQRGVAAIIPEDGLREKLEKSARTGKPLRVKLGLDPTAPDIHLGFAVVLRKLRQFQEFGHIACLIIGDFTAMIGDPTGRSKTRPQLSRAEVEENARTYQQQLYRILMPERTEIYFNSDWLGKMTFADVIQLASKYTVARILERDDFQNRLAEGKPLGMHEILYPLCQGYDSVAIQSDIEMGGTDQIFNNLVGRDLQREYGQDPQVVLAMPLLIGLDGVEKMSKSLGNYIGITEPPDQMFGKVMSLPDELMVSYFELCTDVPMDEVREIALGLNNGTLHPMEIKRRLAREIVTIYHSAEAAQEADREFMRVFSARELPEEMPEHDVPADIVKDGKVWLPRLLCALGLVSSNSEGRRMIQQGAVEINGVRHADPNEEIAVDSLHGAVIRVGKLRFARVR, encoded by the coding sequence ATGAAGGAGAACATTGAGCATCAACTGCAAGTGCTGCAACGCGGGGTGGCGGCGATCATCCCCGAAGACGGTCTGCGCGAGAAGCTGGAGAAATCGGCGCGGACGGGCAAACCGTTGCGCGTGAAGCTGGGTTTGGACCCCACTGCACCCGATATTCACCTGGGCTTTGCGGTGGTGCTGCGCAAATTGCGCCAGTTTCAAGAGTTCGGGCATATCGCTTGCCTCATCATCGGCGACTTTACCGCCATGATCGGTGACCCCACCGGGCGCAGTAAAACCCGTCCTCAACTCTCGCGTGCAGAGGTGGAGGAGAACGCCCGCACCTATCAACAACAGCTCTACCGCATCCTGATGCCTGAACGCACCGAAATCTACTTCAATAGCGACTGGCTCGGCAAGATGACCTTCGCTGACGTAATCCAGCTCGCCTCCAAGTACACGGTGGCGCGCATCCTGGAGCGCGACGACTTCCAGAACCGACTCGCTGAGGGCAAGCCACTGGGCATGCACGAAATCCTCTACCCGCTGTGCCAGGGTTACGACTCGGTGGCTATCCAGTCGGACATCGAGATGGGCGGCACCGACCAGATTTTCAACAACCTAGTGGGACGTGACCTGCAACGCGAGTATGGACAGGATCCGCAGGTGGTGCTCGCCATGCCCCTGCTCATCGGGTTGGACGGCGTGGAGAAGATGAGCAAATCGCTGGGCAACTACATCGGCATTACCGAACCGCCCGACCAGATGTTCGGCAAGGTGATGTCGTTGCCCGACGAGCTCATGGTGTCGTATTTCGAACTGTGCACCGACGTGCCGATGGACGAAGTACGCGAGATCGCGCTAGGGTTGAACAATGGTACGCTGCACCCGATGGAGATCAAGCGTCGTCTCGCCCGTGAGATTGTGACCATCTACCACAGCGCGGAGGCGGCTCAGGAGGCAGACCGCGAGTTTATGCGCGTCTTCTCGGCGCGCGAGCTGCCCGAAGAGATGCCTGAGCACGATGTGCCGGCGGACATCGTGAAGGATGGCAAGGTTTGGCTGCCGCGCCTGCTTTGCGCTTTAGGGCTGGTGAGCAGTAACAGCGAGGGACGGCGCATGATTCAGCAAGGGGCGGTGGAAATCAACGGTGTGCGCCACGCCGACCCTAATGAGGAGATAGCGGTGGACTCTCTGCACGGCGCGGTGATTCGCGTGGGCAAGCTGCGCTTTGCGCGGGTGAGGTAG
- a CDS encoding sugar ABC transporter substrate-binding protein, whose translation MKRIALALAFAVLVVCAGCGKKQQQAGQVTQTPGKKKWTIGMSQCNLGEPWRVQMNKDIEEAAKQHADEIEVIFKDAQNKTEVQQAQVREFIQMGVDLIIISPKEARPLTKPVAEAYQKGIPVIVLDRKVEGDQYTCFIGADNVKIGREAGKYLVKLLGGKGKVVELKGLMTSTPGQERHQGFMEGIAGSQIEIIFDADCQWLEPIAQREMQSALARFPQIDAVYAHNDPSAHGAYLAARQEGKGREKTIKFIGIDALPHEGVRYVKEGILTATFEYPTGGKEAIETALKILKGEQVPKNITLGTRIYTRENVEQGGEPL comes from the coding sequence ATGAAACGAATCGCACTCGCACTGGCGTTTGCCGTGCTGGTGGTCTGCGCGGGATGCGGCAAGAAACAACAGCAGGCGGGACAGGTGACGCAAACGCCGGGCAAGAAGAAGTGGACAATCGGCATGTCGCAGTGCAATCTGGGCGAGCCGTGGCGCGTGCAGATGAACAAAGACATCGAGGAAGCTGCCAAACAGCACGCCGACGAGATCGAGGTCATCTTCAAGGACGCCCAGAACAAGACGGAAGTGCAGCAGGCGCAGGTGCGCGAGTTCATCCAGATGGGCGTTGACCTCATCATTATCAGCCCGAAGGAGGCGCGTCCGCTCACCAAGCCGGTAGCAGAGGCATATCAGAAAGGCATCCCCGTCATCGTGCTCGACCGCAAGGTGGAGGGCGACCAGTATACCTGCTTCATCGGCGCGGATAACGTCAAAATCGGGCGTGAGGCGGGCAAGTACCTGGTGAAACTGCTGGGTGGCAAAGGCAAGGTGGTGGAACTGAAGGGACTGATGACTTCCACCCCCGGTCAGGAACGGCATCAAGGCTTCATGGAAGGCATCGCCGGCTCACAGATTGAGATTATCTTCGACGCCGACTGCCAGTGGCTGGAGCCGATTGCCCAGCGAGAGATGCAGTCCGCACTCGCTCGCTTCCCGCAGATTGACGCGGTATACGCGCACAACGACCCCAGCGCACACGGGGCGTACCTCGCCGCGCGACAAGAGGGCAAAGGGCGCGAGAAGACCATCAAGTTCATCGGCATCGACGCCCTGCCCCATGAGGGGGTGCGCTACGTGAAGGAAGGCATCCTCACCGCCACCTTCGAGTATCCCACCGGAGGCAAAGAGGCGATAGAAACCGCGTTGAAGATACTGAAGGGCGAGCAGGTTCCCAAGAACATCACGCTGGGCACGCGCATCTACACGAGGGAGAATGTAGAGCAAGGCGGCGAGCCACTGTAA
- a CDS encoding sugar transport system permease yields the protein MQNRWHRFLEKLNDYRGVIAFVAVFVLGIIFSPRALNTGLPIFLSWQTQLAILYEYSEYGLLATGMTLVILTGGIDLSVGSVLGLSAVLFSLLTIGYGWGVAPAIGAVLLTGLACGLMNGSLIARFKMQPFVATLAMMTAARGAAKLIAGGIKVQPGGQPWYVMQEGTPSFFLWMTSALPGIGVQPSTLIFLVCILVMAALVRYTAYGRWLYAIGGNEEAARLSGIRVGAVKVLTYALCSMFAAMAGVLNACRQDLGDTEAGMTYELDAIAAVVIGGTSLMGGRGGMMFTLIGVLIMAYINKILSLNAVELAPRMVIQGIIITIAVLIQQKRGRSS from the coding sequence ATGCAAAACAGATGGCACCGCTTTCTGGAAAAGCTGAACGACTACCGCGGCGTCATTGCGTTCGTAGCGGTTTTCGTGCTGGGCATCATCTTCAGTCCGCGCGCACTGAACACGGGATTGCCCATATTCCTGTCGTGGCAGACGCAGCTCGCCATCCTGTACGAGTATTCCGAGTACGGCTTGCTGGCAACCGGCATGACGCTGGTCATCTTGACGGGCGGGATAGACCTTTCGGTCGGCTCGGTGTTGGGGCTGAGTGCGGTGCTCTTTTCCCTGCTCACCATCGGTTACGGTTGGGGGGTTGCGCCCGCGATTGGCGCAGTACTGCTGACGGGATTGGCATGTGGACTAATGAACGGGAGCTTAATCGCTCGCTTCAAGATGCAGCCGTTCGTGGCGACACTGGCGATGATGACCGCCGCGCGTGGTGCCGCGAAATTGATTGCAGGGGGCATTAAGGTACAGCCGGGCGGTCAGCCGTGGTACGTCATGCAGGAGGGCACTCCCTCCTTCTTCCTGTGGATGACCTCTGCCCTGCCGGGAATCGGCGTCCAGCCCTCCACGCTGATTTTTCTGGTGTGTATTCTGGTGATGGCAGCTCTGGTGCGCTACACGGCGTACGGCAGGTGGCTCTACGCCATCGGTGGCAATGAGGAGGCGGCGCGGCTGAGCGGAATCCGCGTGGGGGCAGTGAAGGTGCTCACCTACGCGCTATGCAGCATGTTCGCGGCGATGGCGGGTGTGCTCAACGCCTGTCGTCAAGATTTGGGCGACACCGAAGCGGGCATGACCTACGAGCTGGATGCCATTGCGGCAGTGGTTATCGGCGGAACCAGCCTGATGGGCGGACGTGGGGGTATGATGTTCACCCTGATCGGCGTGCTCATTATGGCATATATCAATAAAATCCTCAGCCTGAACGCGGTGGAGCTGGCGCCGCGCATGGTCATTCAGGGCATCATCATCACCATCGCTGTGCTTATCCAGCAAAAGAGAGGGAGGTCGTCATGA
- a CDS encoding DUF4242 domain-containing protein, whose amino-acid sequence MNLYLVESQVNGWNPAQLEEHLQKIEPLAELLEAQASVQDSRLYAVLVASDENTARSAFEQSGLSAQLVKQVRLVGQDIETVRQRKAKANYLVEWNLPAGLTMEAYLQRKAEKSPLYAQVPEVKFERTYVCEDMSKCLCFYDSPDEQTVLKAREVVGAPVDHLTTIQNIR is encoded by the coding sequence ATGAACCTGTACCTGGTGGAAAGTCAGGTGAACGGATGGAATCCTGCGCAGCTGGAGGAGCATCTGCAGAAGATAGAACCGCTTGCTGAACTGCTGGAAGCGCAAGCCAGTGTTCAGGATTCGCGCCTGTACGCCGTTCTGGTTGCCTCTGACGAGAACACTGCAAGGAGCGCATTCGAGCAGAGCGGCTTGAGCGCGCAGCTGGTCAAGCAGGTGCGCCTGGTGGGGCAGGATATCGAAACCGTGCGCCAGCGCAAAGCGAAGGCGAACTACCTAGTGGAGTGGAACCTGCCCGCTGGTCTGACGATGGAAGCCTATCTCCAACGCAAAGCAGAGAAGTCGCCTCTGTACGCGCAGGTGCCCGAGGTGAAGTTCGAACGCACCTACGTCTGCGAAGATATGAGCAAGTGCCTGTGCTTCTACGACAGTCCCGATGAGCAGACGGTGCTCAAGGCACGAGAGGTGGTGGGTGCGCCGGTAGACCATCTGACCACTATCCAGAACATCCGATAG